The following are encoded together in the Streptomyces rapamycinicus NRRL 5491 genome:
- a CDS encoding DUF4910 domain-containing protein yields the protein MAPVTAPGEEMYALVERLYPLCRSITGDGVRATLEIVGEYVPLKVHEVPTGTQVLDWTVPQEWNIRDAYIADPAGNRVVDFAASSLHVLGYSVPVSAVMPLAELRAHLHTLPDHPAWVPYRTSYYQPEWGFCLAQETLDALPDGEYEVRIDSTLADGHLTYAEHVVPGQVPDEVIVSCHVCHPSLANDNLAGVAVATFLARALAEQTPYYTYRFIFAPGTIGAITWLARNAERIDRVKHGLVLACAGDRGHLTYKQSRRGDAEIDRVMRHVLTASERPYRVVEFTPYGYDERQFCSPGFDLGVGSLTRTPYAGYPEYHTSADNLDFVFPEAMADTLAVCREAFAVLDRDRRYLNLSPYGEPQLGRRGLYDALGGRSDTKQAQMAMLWVLNLSDGEHSLLDVAERSGLPFDTVADAAGALRGAGLIKA from the coding sequence GTGGCGCCGGTGACCGCGCCAGGCGAGGAGATGTACGCGCTGGTGGAGCGGCTGTACCCGCTCTGCCGGAGCATCACCGGCGACGGTGTGCGCGCCACCCTGGAGATCGTCGGCGAGTACGTCCCGCTGAAGGTGCACGAGGTGCCGACCGGGACCCAGGTGCTCGACTGGACGGTGCCGCAGGAGTGGAACATCCGGGACGCGTACATCGCCGACCCCGCAGGCAACCGGGTCGTCGACTTCGCCGCGTCCAGCCTGCACGTGCTCGGCTACAGCGTGCCGGTGTCGGCGGTCATGCCGCTGGCCGAGCTCCGCGCGCACCTGCACACCCTGCCGGACCACCCGGCCTGGGTGCCCTACCGCACCAGCTACTACCAGCCGGAATGGGGGTTCTGCCTGGCCCAGGAGACCCTGGACGCGCTGCCGGACGGCGAGTACGAGGTGCGTATCGACTCCACGCTCGCGGACGGGCACCTCACCTACGCCGAGCACGTCGTCCCCGGGCAGGTCCCCGACGAGGTGATCGTCTCCTGCCACGTCTGCCACCCGTCGCTGGCCAACGACAACCTGGCCGGTGTCGCGGTGGCGACGTTCCTGGCCCGGGCGCTGGCCGAGCAGACGCCGTACTACACCTACCGGTTCATCTTCGCGCCCGGCACCATCGGGGCGATCACCTGGCTGGCCCGCAACGCGGAGCGGATCGACCGGGTCAAGCACGGCCTCGTGCTGGCCTGTGCCGGTGACCGGGGCCACCTCACGTACAAACAGAGCAGACGCGGCGACGCGGAGATCGACCGGGTGATGCGGCATGTGCTGACCGCCTCCGAACGCCCGTACCGCGTCGTCGAGTTCACCCCGTACGGCTACGACGAGCGGCAGTTCTGCTCGCCCGGGTTCGATCTCGGCGTCGGCTCGCTCACCCGGACCCCGTACGCGGGCTACCCCGAGTACCACACCTCGGCGGACAACCTGGACTTCGTCTTCCCGGAGGCGATGGCGGACACCCTCGCCGTCTGCCGCGAGGCGTTCGCCGTCCTGGACCGCGACCGGCGGTACCTCAACCTCAGCCCCTACGGCGAACCGCAGCTGGGCCGACGCGGGCTGTACGACGCGCTCGGCGGCCGCAGCGACACCAAGCAGGCCCAGATGGCCATGCTCTGGGTGCTCAACCTCTCCGACGGCGAGCACAGTCTGCTGGACGTCGCCGAGCGGTCCGGGCTGCCGTTCGACACCGTCGCCGACGCGGCCGGCGCCCTGCGCGGCGCCGGGCTGATCAAGGCATGA